A stretch of the Comamonas testosteroni TK102 genome encodes the following:
- a CDS encoding CoA pyrophosphatase has product MPASDNSPLPVLGIVDPRQARLLGVDSQLPAVPLDAQTPQALRTRFAQPPQWLPEAMQEKRITARQPSDAAVLVPIVMREQPTVLLTVRSARLSTHSGQVAFPGGKRDPQDVSAEATALREAHEEVGLAPRNVEVLGRLPLYVTGTAFHITPVVALVHPQASYFPNPGEVADLFEVPLSYLLNPAHHERHAMQWQGVDREWFAMPYQDGEQQRYIWGATAGMLRNLYRFLAA; this is encoded by the coding sequence ATGCCTGCATCTGATAATTCTCCGCTCCCCGTGTTGGGCATTGTTGATCCTCGCCAGGCGCGCCTGCTGGGTGTCGATAGCCAGCTGCCGGCTGTTCCGCTGGATGCGCAGACGCCGCAGGCTCTGCGCACGCGCTTTGCCCAGCCGCCACAATGGCTGCCCGAGGCCATGCAGGAAAAACGCATCACGGCCAGGCAGCCTTCCGATGCGGCCGTGCTCGTGCCCATCGTCATGCGCGAGCAGCCCACGGTATTGCTGACCGTGCGCTCGGCCAGACTGTCCACCCACTCGGGTCAGGTGGCTTTTCCCGGCGGCAAGCGTGATCCCCAGGATGTATCTGCCGAGGCGACGGCATTGCGCGAGGCGCACGAGGAAGTCGGACTGGCCCCCAGGAATGTCGAGGTGCTCGGGCGCCTGCCTCTTTATGTGACGGGCACGGCGTTTCACATCACCCCTGTGGTGGCCTTGGTCCACCCTCAGGCCAGCTACTTTCCCAATCCCGGGGAGGTGGCGGATCTGTTCGAGGTCCCGCTGTCCTATCTGCTCAATCCCGCGCATCATGAGCGTCATGCCATGCAGTGGCAGGGCGTGGATCGCGAATGGTTTGCCATGCCCTATCAGGATGGTGAGCAGCAGCGCTATATCTGGGGTGCGACAGCGGGCATGTTGCGCAATCTTTACCGTTTTTTGGCGGCTTGA
- a CDS encoding CobD/CbiB family protein has translation MSFFAILIALLLEQARPLARSNLVQAGYRAWTVTVRSNFDAGKPHHGWLAWAMAVLLPSLIVLGIFWALMEFIGWPVAMLWNVAVLYVTLGFRQFSHHFTRIRDALDAGDEFAARQALADWQQVDASEVPRSEVVRHVIEYSVLAAHRHVFGVLFWFSILSALGLGPLGAILYRMAEYLSRAWSRKGAEGLRAPTSERLHWAAAKAWYVIDWLPARLTALSFAMVGSFEEAIDNWRVYAQRFPNDNDGVILAATAGAINVRLGGEALRRRDAADGEEGDDAQWAGSDVTPGREPEMSHLRSVVGLVWRSVVVWLLLLALLTFARLLG, from the coding sequence ATGAGCTTTTTTGCCATCCTGATCGCACTGCTGCTGGAGCAGGCACGTCCGCTGGCCCGGTCCAACCTGGTGCAGGCCGGTTACCGCGCCTGGACCGTGACCGTGCGCAGCAACTTCGATGCCGGCAAGCCCCATCACGGCTGGCTGGCCTGGGCCATGGCCGTGCTGCTGCCCAGTCTTATCGTGCTGGGCATATTCTGGGCGCTGATGGAGTTCATCGGCTGGCCCGTCGCGATGCTGTGGAACGTCGCCGTGCTCTATGTCACGCTGGGTTTTCGCCAGTTCAGCCACCATTTCACGCGGATTCGCGATGCGCTCGATGCGGGCGATGAATTTGCTGCCCGCCAGGCCCTGGCCGACTGGCAGCAGGTCGATGCCAGCGAGGTGCCGCGCAGCGAGGTGGTTCGCCATGTCATCGAGTACTCGGTGCTGGCCGCACACCGTCATGTATTTGGCGTGCTGTTCTGGTTTTCGATTCTCTCGGCCCTGGGGCTGGGGCCGCTAGGGGCCATCCTCTACCGTATGGCCGAATACCTGTCGCGTGCCTGGTCGCGCAAGGGGGCCGAAGGGCTGCGGGCGCCGACCAGCGAGCGCTTGCACTGGGCTGCCGCCAAGGCCTGGTATGTGATCGACTGGCTGCCGGCACGGCTGACGGCGCTTTCCTTTGCCATGGTGGGCAGCTTCGAGGAAGCCATAGACAACTGGCGCGTCTATGCCCAGCGCTTTCCCAATGACAATGACGGCGTGATTCTGGCGGCCACTGCGGGCGCCATCAATGTACGCCTCGGGGGCGAGGCCTTGCGCCGCCGCGATGCGGCTGACGGTGAAGAGGGCGACGATGCACAGTGGGCGGGCAGTGATGTCACTCCGGGGCGAGAGCCGGAAATGTCTCATCTTCGCAGCGTGGTGGGGCTGGTCTGGCGTTCGGTCGTGGTCTGGCTTCTGCTGCTGGCCTTGCTGACCTTTGCCCGTCTGCTCGGCTGA
- a CDS encoding lytic transglycosylase domain-containing protein gives MRPRVFQPCLQAVLAVALSAGMSPGWAQGTESAPSWDDEPPTLSRWIEEGYKAEQRQQPWRAAQRYCAAARYGSLEAQYLLGRLLLQGLGMTPDPATGTTLLALAAQRGHEKAQLLLAGKLPGDRLPDCLTQGETPPQEFADSGQEAVPHELVASYVSSLPRQKRRMAELVQRLAPRFSIDPRLALAIVRSESNFEAQALSPRNAQGLMQLIPETAERFGVRDAWNPEQNVRGGLAYLRWLLERFEGDVALVSAAYNAGEKTVQQYGGVPPYAETREYVRRILSFYRARRHERPAH, from the coding sequence ATGAGACCCAGAGTTTTTCAGCCCTGCCTGCAAGCCGTCCTCGCCGTCGCGCTGTCTGCGGGCATGAGCCCGGGCTGGGCCCAGGGCACGGAGTCCGCCCCGAGCTGGGACGACGAGCCGCCCACGCTGTCTCGCTGGATCGAAGAGGGTTACAAGGCCGAGCAGCGCCAGCAGCCATGGCGCGCCGCCCAGCGTTATTGCGCGGCGGCGCGCTATGGCAGCCTCGAGGCCCAATACCTGCTGGGCCGGCTGCTGTTGCAGGGCCTAGGCATGACACCCGACCCTGCCACGGGCACGACGCTGCTGGCCCTGGCTGCCCAGCGCGGACATGAAAAAGCCCAGCTGCTGCTGGCCGGCAAGCTGCCCGGCGACCGGCTGCCCGACTGCCTGACCCAGGGGGAGACTCCGCCTCAGGAGTTCGCCGACTCCGGCCAGGAGGCCGTGCCCCACGAGTTGGTGGCCAGCTATGTGAGCAGTCTGCCCAGGCAGAAGCGGCGCATGGCCGAGCTGGTGCAGCGCCTGGCGCCACGCTTCTCGATCGATCCGCGGCTGGCACTGGCCATCGTGCGCTCGGAGTCGAATTTCGAGGCGCAGGCGCTGTCGCCGCGCAACGCTCAGGGCCTCATGCAGCTCATTCCCGAGACGGCCGAGCGCTTTGGCGTGCGCGATGCCTGGAATCCCGAGCAGAACGTGCGCGGCGGCCTGGCCTATCTGCGCTGGCTGCTGGAGCGCTTCGAGGGCGATGTGGCACTGGTATCGGCCGCCTACAACGCAGGCGAGAAAACCGTGCAGCAGTATGGCGGAGTGCCTCCTTATGCGGAGACGCGTGAATATGTGCGACGCATACTGAGCTTCTATCGCGCCAGGCGCCACGAGCGCCCTGCCCACTGA
- the rsgA gene encoding ribosome small subunit-dependent GTPase A, with the protein MAKQGRRPGAQAAGSTQTGLVVASYGRHCVVETPDGERRICHPRGKKSQAVVGDHVQWLAPPPGQGDEGTIEKIVERRNVFYRQDDIRTKTFAANLDQLLILIAAEPVFSEVQLARALIAAEAAHIKPIIALNKMDLEEPFLRAWQRLEPYRTMRDAADAAPHYMVLPLSLEDADDEDRDAIIGLLQGKTTLVLGPSGVGKSTLINLLLPDAKVATNEISQALNTGKHTTTSTTLYWVDEARTTAIIDSPGFQEFGLYHLAPTQLAACMPDIGALADQCKFYNCTHLHEPGCAVMTQVEAQDSPHAIHANRYRIYGELFEELSQEPRY; encoded by the coding sequence ATGGCAAAACAAGGACGGCGCCCAGGCGCCCAAGCAGCAGGCAGCACCCAGACAGGCCTGGTGGTAGCCAGCTATGGCCGCCACTGCGTGGTCGAGACCCCGGACGGCGAGCGCCGCATCTGCCATCCGCGCGGCAAGAAAAGCCAGGCCGTGGTGGGCGACCATGTGCAATGGCTGGCCCCCCCGCCCGGCCAGGGCGATGAGGGCACGATCGAGAAAATCGTGGAGCGCCGCAACGTCTTCTACCGCCAGGATGACATTCGCACCAAGACTTTTGCAGCCAACCTGGACCAGCTCCTGATTCTGATAGCCGCCGAACCGGTATTCAGCGAAGTGCAGCTCGCCCGTGCGCTGATCGCCGCCGAGGCCGCGCACATCAAGCCCATCATTGCGCTCAACAAGATGGACCTGGAAGAGCCTTTCCTGCGCGCCTGGCAGCGGCTCGAGCCCTACCGGACCATGCGCGATGCAGCGGATGCGGCGCCGCACTACATGGTGCTGCCGCTGTCGCTGGAAGATGCGGACGACGAGGATCGCGACGCCATCATCGGTCTGCTGCAAGGCAAGACAACCCTGGTTCTCGGTCCTTCGGGCGTAGGCAAAAGCACCTTGATCAACTTGCTGCTGCCCGATGCCAAGGTGGCGACCAACGAAATTTCGCAGGCGCTGAACACTGGCAAGCACACCACGACCAGCACCACCCTGTACTGGGTGGACGAGGCACGCACCACCGCCATCATTGACTCGCCGGGATTTCAGGAATTTGGCCTGTATCACCTCGCCCCCACGCAGCTGGCCGCCTGCATGCCCGACATCGGTGCGCTGGCGGACCAGTGCAAGTTCTACAACTGCACCCATCTGCATGAGCCCGGCTGCGCCGTCATGACCCAGGTAGAAGCACAGGACAGCCCCCACGCCATCCACGCCAACCGCTACCGGATCTATGGCGAGCTGTTCGAGGAACTGAGTCAGGAACCACGCTACTGA
- a CDS encoding 4a-hydroxytetrahydrobiopterin dehydratase: MSTPTLQQKDWSQLKRSALSTEQVQEQLAALEGWELAAGPAAIGKTFRFVNFYETMAFVNALALIAHQQDHHPDLEVGYNRCKVSLNTHDVGGISETDIDCARRIEALLKPA; the protein is encoded by the coding sequence ATGAGCACACCCACACTGCAACAGAAAGACTGGTCCCAGCTCAAGCGCAGCGCCTTGAGCACAGAGCAAGTGCAAGAGCAGCTGGCAGCCCTCGAGGGCTGGGAGCTGGCGGCCGGCCCTGCGGCCATCGGCAAGACCTTCCGTTTCGTGAACTTCTACGAAACCATGGCCTTTGTGAATGCACTGGCCCTAATTGCCCATCAGCAGGACCACCACCCCGATCTGGAAGTCGGCTACAACCGCTGCAAGGTCAGCCTCAACACCCATGATGTGGGCGGCATCTCCGAGACCGACATCGATTGCGCGCGCCGCATCGAAGCACTGCTGAAGCCGGCCTGA
- a CDS encoding M48 family metallopeptidase: protein MGSRLDFTLALSLLFATAVALQWLLRAWLVSRQVRHVASHRGAVPPAFAHRISLSAHQKAADYTLAKAKVSLIDITLSAAVLLCWTLLGGLDWLDRWLLESMGPGLWQQLALLTSFAVISALIELPLSLYQTFRLEQRFGFNQMTPALWLGDLLKSTLVAAIIGLPLAALILWLMGSTGPLWWLWAWGAWTAFNLLLMWIFPSFIAPLFNKFEPLADESLKSRVTRLMERCGFAAKGLFVMDGSRRSAHANAYFTGFGNSKRVVFFDTLLRQLSPGEVEAVLAHELGHFKHKHISKRMVLMFGVSLLGFALLGWLSQQMWFYTGLGVSVLLGPEMGIATDNNALALLLFMLAVPVFSFFVTPLMSAMSRRDEFEADAYAMQQADGAQLASALLKLYEDNASTLTPDPWYVSFYYSHPPAVDRLARMPAPAGSL from the coding sequence ATGGGTTCCAGACTAGATTTCACATTGGCACTTTCGCTGCTGTTTGCGACGGCCGTAGCCTTGCAATGGCTGCTGCGCGCGTGGCTGGTTTCGCGCCAGGTGCGCCATGTGGCCAGCCATCGCGGCGCCGTGCCGCCGGCATTCGCCCATCGCATCAGCCTGTCCGCCCACCAGAAGGCGGCCGACTACACGCTGGCCAAGGCCAAGGTGTCGCTGATCGACATCACGCTGTCGGCCGCCGTGCTGCTGTGCTGGACGCTGCTGGGCGGACTGGACTGGCTCGACCGCTGGCTGCTTGAGTCCATGGGCCCCGGCCTGTGGCAGCAACTGGCGCTGCTGACCAGCTTTGCTGTGATCTCGGCGCTGATCGAGCTGCCTTTGTCGCTCTATCAGACCTTCAGGCTGGAGCAGCGCTTCGGCTTCAACCAGATGACGCCAGCTCTGTGGCTGGGCGATCTGCTCAAGTCGACGCTGGTGGCTGCCATCATCGGCCTGCCGCTGGCGGCCCTGATTCTCTGGCTCATGGGATCGACCGGGCCGCTGTGGTGGCTCTGGGCCTGGGGCGCCTGGACGGCCTTCAATCTGCTGCTGATGTGGATTTTCCCCAGCTTTATCGCACCGCTGTTCAACAAGTTCGAGCCGCTGGCCGATGAAAGCCTCAAGAGCCGCGTGACCCGGCTGATGGAGCGCTGCGGCTTTGCGGCCAAAGGACTGTTCGTGATGGACGGAAGCCGCCGCTCGGCGCATGCCAACGCCTATTTCACGGGCTTCGGCAATTCCAAGCGCGTGGTCTTCTTCGACACCCTGCTCAGACAGCTCAGCCCCGGTGAAGTCGAAGCCGTGCTGGCGCACGAACTAGGGCACTTCAAGCACAAGCACATCAGCAAGCGCATGGTCCTGATGTTCGGCGTCTCGCTGCTGGGCTTTGCGCTGCTGGGCTGGCTCAGCCAGCAAATGTGGTTCTACACCGGACTCGGAGTCTCGGTGCTGCTGGGGCCGGAGATGGGCATCGCGACCGACAACAATGCCCTGGCACTGCTGCTGTTCATGCTGGCCGTGCCGGTGTTCAGCTTCTTCGTCACACCGCTGATGTCGGCGATGTCGCGCCGCGACGAGTTCGAGGCCGATGCCTATGCCATGCAGCAGGCTGATGGTGCACAGCTGGCTTCGGCACTGCTCAAGCTTTACGAGGACAATGCGTCCACACTCACGCCAGACCCTTGGTATGTGAGCTTTTACTATTCACATCCTCCTGCCGTGGATCGCCTGGCGCGCATGCCGGCTCCCGCAGGCAGCTTGTAA
- the orn gene encoding oligoribonuclease, which yields MSEASCTNSVSAAPVAATPPVLPKSDLNMVWLDCEMTGLNPDRDRIIEIAVVVSSSDLQIRVEGPVFAIHQSDELLGGMDAWNKGTHGKSGLIDKVKASTISEAEAEAALIAFLGKYVPKGKTPLCGNSIGQDRRFMERYMPKLNNFFHYRNIDVSTLKELAKRWKPEAYTSFKKAQRHTALADVHESIDELQHYRRQLLSV from the coding sequence ATGTCTGAAGCTTCCTGTACGAATTCCGTCAGCGCCGCACCCGTGGCCGCTACCCCACCGGTTCTGCCCAAATCCGATCTCAATATGGTGTGGCTGGACTGCGAAATGACGGGGCTGAACCCCGATCGCGACCGCATTATCGAGATTGCCGTGGTGGTCAGCAGCTCCGATCTGCAGATTCGCGTCGAAGGCCCGGTATTCGCCATTCATCAGTCTGACGAACTGCTTGGCGGCATGGATGCCTGGAACAAGGGCACGCATGGCAAAAGCGGTCTCATCGACAAGGTCAAGGCTTCGACCATCAGCGAAGCCGAGGCGGAGGCCGCGCTGATTGCCTTTCTGGGCAAATACGTGCCCAAGGGCAAGACGCCGCTGTGCGGCAACAGCATTGGTCAGGACCGGCGCTTCATGGAGCGCTACATGCCCAAGCTCAACAATTTCTTTCACTATCGCAATATCGACGTGAGCACGCTCAAGGAGCTGGCCAAGCGCTGGAAGCCCGAGGCCTATACCTCCTTCAAGAAGGCGCAGCGCCACACGGCCCTGGCCGATGTGCACGAGTCGATCGACGAGCTGCAGCATTACCGCCGCCAGCTGCTCAGCGTCTGA
- a CDS encoding DEAD/DEAH box helicase encodes MTENSLEQGQVAAADIALSSPEIDSRLDAILADMDAEDAAAEENTAEETAAEEVPNGFVELGLAPELVQAVADLGYTQPTQVQQKAIPLAMGEAADASGFIDLMVSSQTGSGKTAAFLLPVLHTLIEQRAQADADAKAEFERLCAEATAKGEPVPKRNKRKDPTNSRNFKAAVPGALVLCPTRELAQQVAHDAIELVKHCRGIRIANVVGGIPYQLQIAKLQNADLVVATPGRLLDLQRSMQIKLDKVQFLVVDEADRMLDLGFSDDLAEVNVMTAQRKQTMMFSATFAPRVQQLAMRVMHDNGSGVKKVTVDTPQEKHASIKQVLFWADNAQHKRKMLDHWLRDSSINQAIVFASTQVECDGLATDLQQDGFSAVALHGALSQGLRNRRLMALRNGQVQILVATDVAARGIDVPTITHVFNYGLPMKAEDYTHRIGRTGRAGREGTAVTFAEFRDRRRVFDIEGYTRQQFKAETIPGMEPQQRFPASGERDGRRGGGGAGGRGGFGGRRDGDGYGRKSGFGSFGAGRGNDRGGFGGDRGGDRFGGDRAGFGAPRGERGADRGFGGGRPGFGGGEQRPERSFERRDDRGSFGGGDRGEQRGGGFRGGESRGFGGGESRGGFGGGQRREGGDFGRKSFGGGREGAHAGAPREGGFRGGESRGFGGGERRPAFGQGAGKPYQPHGERGGERSFERKPRAPRRDER; translated from the coding sequence ATGACAGAAAACTCCCTGGAGCAGGGCCAAGTGGCCGCTGCTGATATTGCTTTGTCTTCGCCTGAAATCGATTCCCGTCTGGACGCCATTCTGGCTGACATGGACGCAGAAGACGCTGCTGCTGAAGAAAACACTGCAGAAGAAACTGCTGCTGAAGAAGTCCCTAACGGCTTCGTTGAACTGGGCCTGGCCCCAGAGCTGGTTCAGGCTGTGGCCGACCTGGGCTACACCCAGCCCACACAAGTGCAGCAAAAGGCCATTCCTCTGGCCATGGGCGAAGCCGCTGATGCCAGCGGTTTCATCGACCTGATGGTGTCCAGCCAGACCGGCTCCGGCAAGACCGCCGCTTTCCTGCTGCCCGTGCTGCACACCCTGATTGAGCAACGCGCCCAAGCCGATGCCGATGCCAAGGCCGAGTTCGAGCGCCTGTGCGCAGAAGCCACCGCCAAGGGCGAGCCTGTGCCCAAGCGCAACAAGCGCAAGGACCCTACCAACTCCCGCAATTTCAAGGCTGCCGTACCTGGCGCCCTGGTGCTGTGCCCCACGCGTGAGCTGGCCCAGCAGGTGGCGCATGACGCCATCGAGCTGGTCAAGCACTGCCGCGGCATCCGCATTGCCAACGTGGTGGGTGGCATTCCTTACCAGTTGCAGATCGCCAAGCTGCAGAACGCCGATCTGGTGGTGGCCACTCCCGGCCGTCTGCTGGACCTGCAGCGTTCCATGCAGATCAAGCTGGACAAGGTGCAGTTCCTGGTGGTCGACGAAGCCGACCGCATGCTGGATCTGGGCTTCTCCGACGATCTGGCTGAAGTCAATGTGATGACTGCCCAGCGCAAGCAAACCATGATGTTCAGCGCGACGTTTGCACCTCGCGTGCAACAGCTGGCCATGCGCGTGATGCACGACAACGGCTCCGGCGTGAAGAAGGTGACTGTTGATACGCCTCAGGAAAAGCACGCCAGCATCAAGCAAGTGCTGTTCTGGGCCGACAACGCTCAGCACAAGCGCAAGATGCTGGACCACTGGCTGCGTGACAGCAGCATCAACCAGGCCATCGTGTTTGCATCCACACAAGTGGAATGTGACGGCCTGGCTACCGACCTGCAGCAGGATGGCTTCTCTGCCGTGGCCCTGCACGGTGCTCTGAGCCAGGGTCTGCGCAATCGCCGCCTGATGGCGCTGCGCAACGGTCAGGTCCAGATCCTGGTGGCTACCGATGTGGCTGCTCGCGGTATCGACGTGCCCACCATCACCCACGTCTTCAACTACGGCCTGCCCATGAAGGCTGAAGACTACACCCACCGTATCGGTCGTACCGGCCGCGCTGGTCGCGAAGGTACTGCTGTGACGTTTGCGGAATTCCGTGACCGTCGCCGCGTGTTCGACATCGAAGGCTATACCCGCCAGCAGTTCAAGGCCGAGACCATTCCCGGCATGGAACCCCAGCAGCGTTTCCCCGCCTCCGGCGAGCGTGACGGTCGCCGTGGCGGCGGCGGCGCCGGTGGTCGCGGTGGCTTTGGTGGTCGCCGTGATGGCGACGGCTATGGCCGCAAGTCCGGCTTCGGCAGCTTCGGCGCCGGTCGTGGCAATGATCGCGGTGGTTTCGGTGGTGATCGTGGCGGTGACCGCTTCGGTGGTGATCGCGCCGGTTTTGGTGCACCTCGCGGCGAGCGCGGTGCGGATCGTGGCTTCGGCGGCGGTCGTCCCGGCTTTGGTGGTGGCGAGCAGCGCCCGGAGCGCAGCTTCGAGCGTCGTGATGACCGCGGCAGCTTCGGCGGCGGCGATCGCGGCGAGCAGCGCGGCGGCGGCTTCCGTGGTGGCGAATCGCGCGGCTTCGGCGGCGGTGAATCGCGTGGCGGCTTCGGTGGCGGCCAGCGCCGTGAAGGCGGCGACTTCGGCCGCAAGAGCTTCGGCGGTGGCCGTGAAGGCGCTCATGCAGGCGCTCCCCGCGAAGGCGGCTTCCGTGGTGGCGAATCGCGCGGCTTCGGCGGCGGCGAACGTCGTCCTGCCTTTGGTCAGGGTGCCGGCAAGCCTTACCAGCCCCATGGCGAACGTGGTGGCGAGCGCAGCTTCGAGCGCAAGCCCCGCGCACCGCGTCGCGACGAGCGTTGA
- a CDS encoding multidrug effflux MFS transporter, whose protein sequence is MQNDLSTFWRGPRWTLAMLLAILGMLGPFSVDTYIPAFSGIAKALGATPVEMQQTLSAYLLGFAFMNLFHGALADSFGRRPVILWGLVMFTIASAGCALSQNITQLVIFRTLQGLSTGAGIVVSRAIVRDIFPPTQAQGVMAQITIFFGVAPALAPVIGGWLFVHLSWQAVFWFLTIVGVLLWLINIKFLPESLPPQKRQPFQFRPLMQGYGILLTDPRFLLLALASGIPFNGMFLYLLSAPAFLGDILQLEPTQFFWFFIATIGGIMAGSWTSGRLAGRIPPKRQIRHGFLVMCVTSIINLVANLIWPAHVSWALIPISLFAYGWALMVPVVTLLVLDIHPARRGLASSLQAVVGSVANGFVAGVIAPLVMHSAALLATGSILMMLIGLVAWIYLHHHWPDIGRHASEH, encoded by the coding sequence ATGCAAAACGACCTCTCCACGTTCTGGCGCGGACCGCGTTGGACTCTGGCCATGCTGCTTGCCATCCTCGGCATGCTGGGCCCGTTCTCGGTTGACACCTATATTCCCGCCTTCTCGGGCATTGCCAAGGCATTGGGCGCAACCCCCGTAGAAATGCAGCAGACCCTGTCGGCCTACCTGCTGGGTTTTGCCTTCATGAACCTGTTTCATGGGGCCCTGGCCGACAGCTTCGGACGTCGCCCCGTCATCCTCTGGGGATTGGTGATGTTCACCATCGCCTCGGCCGGCTGTGCGCTGTCGCAGAACATCACCCAGCTGGTGATCTTCCGCACGCTGCAGGGCCTGTCTACCGGTGCCGGCATCGTGGTCTCGCGCGCCATCGTGCGCGACATCTTTCCGCCGACCCAGGCCCAGGGCGTGATGGCGCAGATCACCATCTTCTTCGGCGTTGCGCCGGCACTGGCTCCCGTGATCGGCGGCTGGCTGTTCGTGCACCTGAGCTGGCAGGCCGTGTTCTGGTTCCTGACCATCGTGGGCGTGCTGCTCTGGCTCATCAACATCAAGTTCCTGCCCGAATCGCTGCCGCCGCAAAAGCGCCAGCCCTTCCAGTTCAGACCACTGATGCAGGGCTATGGCATCTTGCTCACCGATCCGCGCTTTCTGCTGCTGGCCCTGGCCAGCGGCATTCCGTTCAACGGCATGTTTCTCTATCTGCTGTCGGCCCCGGCTTTTCTGGGCGATATCCTGCAGCTGGAGCCCACGCAGTTCTTCTGGTTCTTCATCGCCACCATCGGCGGCATCATGGCCGGCAGCTGGACCAGCGGCCGCCTGGCCGGACGCATTCCGCCCAAGCGCCAGATCCGCCACGGCTTTCTGGTGATGTGCGTGACCTCCATCATCAATCTGGTGGCCAATCTGATCTGGCCTGCACATGTGAGCTGGGCCTTGATTCCCATCAGCCTGTTCGCCTACGGCTGGGCGCTGATGGTGCCCGTGGTGACGCTGCTGGTGCTGGACATCCACCCTGCGCGACGTGGTCTGGCCTCCTCGCTGCAGGCTGTGGTGGGCTCGGTGGCCAATGGCTTTGTGGCCGGTGTGATCGCGCCGCTGGTCATGCATTCGGCGGCACTGCTGGCCACCGGCTCGATTCTGATGATGCTGATCGGCCTGGTCGCCTGGATCTATCTGCACCACCACTGGCCGGACATCGGCCGCCATGCCTCCGAACATTAA
- a CDS encoding NAD(P)-dependent oxidoreductase, with protein MNTLKIAVLGTGMMGLPMARRLAQAGHEVHAWNRTRAKAEPLAADGVNIHDSAADAVRGVDFAVSLLESGAIVGEVLFDLGVAEAMPKGSLFIDMASIQPREAREHAGKLAALGLRHLDAPVSGGTLGAEAGTLAIMAGGEAADFEQALPVFAALGRATHVGPHGAGQLAKLANQMIVGITIGAVAEALLLAERGGADPAKVREAISGGFADSRILQVHGERMVKHDFAPRGRMTVQLKDMRNATATAEEIGFDAPITGLLEQLYAEGVKNGLGDLDQAGLFVELQRRNALD; from the coding sequence ATGAACACACTGAAGATCGCCGTTCTGGGCACGGGCATGATGGGGCTGCCCATGGCCCGCCGCCTGGCCCAGGCCGGCCATGAGGTCCACGCCTGGAACCGCACCCGCGCCAAGGCCGAGCCGCTGGCTGCCGATGGCGTGAACATCCACGACAGCGCGGCAGATGCCGTGCGCGGCGTGGACTTTGCCGTGAGCCTGCTGGAAAGCGGCGCCATCGTGGGCGAAGTGCTGTTCGACCTGGGCGTGGCCGAAGCCATGCCCAAAGGCTCGCTGTTCATTGACATGGCCTCCATCCAGCCGCGCGAGGCGCGTGAACATGCCGGCAAGCTTGCCGCGCTGGGCCTGCGCCATCTGGATGCTCCGGTCTCGGGCGGCACGCTAGGCGCAGAAGCCGGCACCCTGGCCATCATGGCCGGCGGCGAGGCGGCGGATTTCGAACAAGCCCTGCCCGTCTTTGCGGCGCTGGGCCGTGCCACCCATGTGGGCCCGCATGGCGCAGGCCAGCTCGCAAAACTGGCCAACCAGATGATCGTGGGCATCACCATCGGTGCCGTGGCCGAAGCCCTGCTGCTGGCCGAACGCGGGGGGGCCGATCCGGCCAAGGTGCGTGAAGCCATCTCCGGCGGCTTTGCCGACAGCCGCATCCTGCAAGTGCACGGCGAACGCATGGTCAAGCACGACTTTGCACCTCGCGGGCGCATGACGGTACAGCTCAAGGACATGCGCAACGCCACCGCCACGGCCGAGGAAATCGGCTTTGACGCACCCATCACCGGCCTGCTGGAACAGCTCTATGCCGAGGGCGTGAAAAACGGCCTGGGCGACCTGGACCAGGCGGGCCTGTTCGTGGAATTGCAACGCCGCAACGCACTGGATTAA